ATGCCCGCAACCCCCCGCGTCTTGTTGTTGGGCGCACCGACGGCGTCGGTCGGCGGGATCCGGCGCCGGCGCTCCCACCCCGACCCGGACGTGGTGGGGCGGGGATTCGGACGTGCTGCGGCCTCCGGGTCGCTGGGCGATGGTCACGAAGGTCGAGCGCTCGCCTCTCCGTTGACGCCCGCCACGTCGCTCAGTACGGTGCATCGTAAATCTTGGATGTCAACGTCGAGGCATTGTTGCTGCGCTGCGGTTACGACGTTCATCCCGTGCCCCGCAAAATCCCAGGTCAGGCGAGCCGGGGAGGTGTTGTTGATCTTCTGTTAGCGCTAACAGCGTGCACGTCGTGCAGCTTGGCCTGCCCGCAGTGCGGCCCACTTGAGCGCCGGCCCTGGGCAGCGGCAGCTCGTCGCGTCAGACATCGCGCACCGCACTCTCTGGGAGTAATCGTGAAGGTGGCAAGACGAACCACAACCCGGACCAACCGCGGATCCAGGCGCGCGGTCGCCTGGCTGGCGAGCCTGCTCTGCGTCGTCGCGCTGGTCCCGGGCACGGCCAGGGCCGACAACCCCATCGTTCAGCACATCTACACCGCTGATCCGGCTCCGTTGGTGCACAACGGTCGGGTGTATCTCTACACCGGGCATGACGAGGACGGTTCGACGTACTTCACCATGCGGGAGTGGCGGGTGTGGTCGTCCGCGGACATGGTGAACTGGACCGATCACGGGTCACCGATGAGTTTGGCGACGTTTGCCTGGGCGGACGCGAACGCGTGGGCCGGTCAGGTCATCGCGCGTAACGGCAAGTTCTACTGGTACGTGCCGGTGCGTCAGCGTTCGAATGGGCAGATGGTCATCGGTGTCGGGGTGGCGGACAGTCCGACCGGCCCGTTCCGGGATGCGATCGGTCGGCCGTTGGTGGGCAATGGTGAGATCGATCCGACGGTCTTCGTCGATGACGATGGGCAGGCGTACCTGTACTGGGGTAATCCCGGCCTGTGGTACGTGAGGTTGAACGCGGACATGATCTCGTTCTCGGGGAGTGCGGCGCGGATTCCGTTAACCACGGCGGGTTTTGGTACTCGCACCGGGAACGCGAGCCGGCCGACCCTGTATGAGGAGGGGCCGTGGGTGTTCAAGCGCAACGGGTTGTATTACAACGTGTTCGCGGCGGAGTGTTGTTCGGAGTTCATCGCGTACTCGACGGCTCCTGGCCCGACGGGTCCGTGGACGTACCGGGGGACGATCATGCCGCGGCAGGGCAGTAGTTTCACCAACCACGCGGGCGTGATCGACTTCAACGGTGGGTCGTATTTCTTCTACCACAACGGAGCGTTGCCCGGTGGCGGTGGTTACACCCGGTCGGTCGCGGTGGAGAAGTTCACCTACAACGCCAACGGCACGCTCCCGACGATCAGCATGAGCACCACGGGAGCGCCGCAGGTCGGCACGTTGAATCCGTACGTGCGGCAGGAGGCCGAGACGATCGCGTGGGGCTCCGGTATCGAGACGGAGGTGTCCAGCGAGGGCGGTATGAACGTCGGGTGGATCGAGAACGGCGACTACCTCAAGGTCAAGGGCGTCGCGTTCGGCGCGGGGGCGACCTCGTTCACCGCCCGGGTCGCCTCGGCGACCAGCGGCGGCCGCATCGAGGTACGCCTCGACAGCGCCAGCGGCCCGGTGGTGGGCACCTGCACCGTGGGCGGCACCGGCGGCTGGCAAACCTGGACCACCACCACCTGCGCGGTCAGCGCGGCCACCGGCACCCACGACCTGTACCTCCGCTTCGCCGGCGGCAGCGGCACCCTACTCAACATCAACTGGTGGCAGTTCAACGGCAGCACCGGCGGTGGCGGCACCGTGCTCACCAACGGCGACGTGGAGAACGGCACGACGGGCTGGGGTGTGCACGGCAGCGGGACGCTCGCCAGGAACACCGCCACCGCGCACGGGGGCAGCGGGTCGCTGTCGATCACCGGCCGGACCGCGGCGTGGAACGGCCCCAGCCAGGACGTGACCTCGAAGCTCACCAACGGCAGGAGCTACACGACCAGCGTCTGGGTACGGGCGCAGAGCGGCACACCGTCGGCGAAGGCGACCCTCGCACTGACCGCCAACGGCACGACGAACTACCTGCAGTTGACCCCCGCGGCAGGAGTGAGCGCTAACGGCTGGACCCTGCTGACCGGCACGGCGACCGTGTCGTGGAGCGGCACGCTGTCCAGTGCCAGCTTCTACGTCGAGACGGCGGCAGGCACCGACGGCCTCCTCGTCGACGACGCCTCGTTCCAGTGATGCGCGGTGCCGGAGCCGTGCTCCCACGGCTCCGGCACCCGGCGCTCTGAACTGTCGGCACGACAAGAGCGACTCGCCGTCGACGCAGCTCGTTACGTCTTGACGAACGGCATGTTATCGCTCACAGTCGATGGGTGAGGGCGGCCGCACCTGTGGCTCACCGGGCGAGCCTGCTGGTCGCACCTCGGAGCACGACGTCCGCCCAGGGCATGCCGGACGTCGTGGAACGCCTTCCATTGCTGACGCCGTGACGGCTACCGGGCTCTCGCTCGTCATGGTCTCGCCAGTTTGGGACGAATCCGAACCGCCACAGAGAAGGAATCCGCATGAATCACAAGAGAGCCCTGCGAGCGGCGGTGACCATCGCAGTCACCGGCGCACTCGCCGCCGGCATGACGATGACGCTGACCACCGGAGCCAGCGCCGGCACGACCCTCAGAGCGTCGGCGGCCGAGAAGGGCCGCTATTTCGGGGCTGCCGTCGCGACGGGCAAGTTGTCCACCAGCGCCTACACGACGATTTTGAACCGCGAGTTCAACAGTGTCGTGCCTGAGAACGAGATGAAGTGGGACGCCACCGAGCCGCAGCAGGGTCGGTTCAGCTATACCGGTGGTGATCGTCTGGTCAGTCATGCGCAGGCCAATGGCATGAGTGTGCGGGGTCATGCGTTGTTGTGGCACGCGCAGCAGCCGGGTTGGGCGCAGGGGATGTCGGGTACTGCGTTGCGTAACGCGGCGATCAACCATGTCACGCAGGTGGCTACCCATTTTCGGGGCAAGATCTATGCCTGGGATGTGGTGAACGAGGCGTTCGCTGACGGTGGTAGTGGTGGGCGTCGTGACTCGAATCTGCAGCGCACCGGTAATGACTGGATCGAGGCGGCGTTCCGGGCGGCGCGGGCGGCGGATCCGGGTGCGAAGTTGTGTTACAACGACTACAACACCGACGGGATCAACGCGAAGTCGACGGGCATTTACAACATGGTGCGGGACTTCCGGTCTCGTGGGGTGCCGATCGACTGTGTGGGTTTCCAGTCGCATCTGGGCACGTCGTTGGCCGGTGACTACCAGGCCAATCTGCAGCGTTTCGCCGATCTCGGTGTGGATGTGCAGATCACCGAGCTGGACGTGATGAGCGGCGGTAACCAGGCCAACATCTTCGGCTCGGTCACCCGCGCGTGCATGAACGTCTCGCGGTGCACCGGCATCACCACGTGGGGTGTACGGGACTGCGACTCCTGGCGTGGGTCGGACAATGCCCTGCTGTTCGACTGCAACGGCAACAAGAAGGCGGCGTACACGAGCGTCCTGAACGCCCTCAACGCCGGCCCCGGCATCACCCCGTCGCCGACGACCCCCGGGCCGACGACGCCTGGCCCCACCACCCCGCCGCCCACCACCCCGCCGCCCACGACGCCGCCGCCCACGACGCCTCCGCCGGGCCCGGACGGTTGCACGGCGTCGGTGTCACTGAACTCGTGGACCGGTGGTTTCGTGGCCAGCGTGAAGGTCACCGCCGGCTCGGCCGGCACGAACGGGTGGAACGTCAGCGTCACGCTTCCCGGTGGCGCGAGTGTCACCAACACCTGGAGTGCGACGGCGAGTGGCTCCACCGGCACGGTGCGGTTCACCAACGTGGACTACAACGGCCGACTGGGTGCCGGCCAGGTCACCGAGTTCGGCTTCCAGGGCAACGGCAGTGCTTCCGGCCTGACGCCCACCTGCACCGCCTCCTGACCGCGCGATGACCGACTGATCCGCCCCTGTCCGCCGGCGCCCAGGACCGCTCGTGGTCCTGGGCGTCGGCCGACCCGGTGTCGCGACCGGGTGTTTCGATCAGGAGTACGGAAGCCGTAGCACCGACTGGTTGCCGATGCCCACGGTGCTGGGGTTGTTGCCGATCGCCGACCAGATCTCGACCCGGACCGTGCCGTTGCTCAGCGAGCCCAACGTGCCGGTGGCCGAGGCAAGGCCGGCGCTCTGGGTGTAGTGCTCATAACCGGGGACCGGGTCGGTGGCGAAGTAGCGCAGCGTCTCCACCCGTTCCCAACTGCCGTTTCCGGTGAGGTCGTAGGAGATCCGCACCTGCACACCGTTGCCGACCGCTGTCCCCGCGTCCACGAACAGGTCGAACGTGGTCTGCCCGCCGGAGTAGGCGAGGTTGAGGCCGGTCGCCGTGAAGACCTGCGCGTTGGTGGGCGTACCGTCGTGGTTTCCGTTGGCCGCCGCGACCGTCGTCGTGGCCGCGCTACCGGCGCCGCCCAACCCACCCCCGGGCAGCAGGTACCGCGTCGGACCGCCCGAGGTCGGCGGCGGGGTCGTCGGCGGCGGGGTTGTCGGCGGGGCGGTCGTGGGTGGGGTGGTCGTCGGTGGGGGAGTCGTGGGCGTCGGCCCCGGGGTCACACCGCCGGCCGCGTTGCCACCGCTCCAGGTGTACGCCCCGGTGGTGGCCGTCCTGCCGGCCCCCACGCTGAGGTTGGTGCCGTTGGAGAACGTCACCGTGATCGGCGACGCGGTCGGATTCGACGCCACGTAGGTGCGCGCCCCGTTGCGCGAGAACACGGCCGACAGCGGGTGGTTGCCGGTCACCGTCGTGTCGACGGTGCCCAGGGCCGCGAGGTTGCGGATCCAGTGGAAGGTGTGCGCCCGGCTCTCTCCCTCTTCCGGGGTGTAGCCGGGGTTGGCGCGGAGGTTCGCCAGCGCCGCGTCGGGGTCGCCGAGGGCCTGGAACTGCCAGAGGATGTCCTGCCACACCGTCGGTGGCCCGCCGTTGTTGCGAACCAGTTCGGCGTAGTTGGTCCGCACGTACGCCGGGTTGTTGCCCAGGTAGAGGTGGCCGCCGGTGACCGGCAGCAGGTTGATGCCCTGGATCATCTCCGGCTCGCCGCTGAACCAGGTGGCGTACGCGCCGCCGTCACCCCAGACCATGCCGACCGTCGAGTGCCCGAACGCTGCGGGGAAGTTCTGGTCGCTGACGTCGAACCAGTACTCCTGGATGGCTGCGGCCTGGGTGGTGTAGAGGAAGACGCCCGCGTCGCGGACGGCGGTGTTACCCGTCGCCTGCCCCCACTGGATCAGGGCGCTCGCGAAGTTCATGCCCTCCGACGAGGACTCCTGGTTGTTGCCGGAGCCGAAGGAGCCGTGCCCGGAGGCCCAGTCGTGGCCCGCGTAGATGTCGAAGTCGCGCAGGTACGGGAAGCGGGTGTCGTCGCGGCGGTAGTTGTTGGCGTCCCGGATCAGCAGGTCGACCATGCCGCCGTAACGGCTGCTGGTCGCCCAGGTCGGGTCGAACTTCGCCAGGGTCGCGGCGGCGGCGATGTAGTAGCCGTAGTGGAAATGGTGGTCGTTGAGTTCCTGGTCGGAGCCGTACGACGCCGGGTAGCCGATCAGCGTGCCCCAGTTGTTGTCGTAGTAGAAGACCCTGCTGGTCTTGCCACTGGACGCGGTGAACCAGTCGGTGAGCGTGGTGCGGATCGCGCTCAGCGCGCTGTCGCGCGTCGCGGTGTCGTTGACCAGGTCGGCGATCTCGGCGATGCGGGCGGCCCGACCGAGCCCCTTGCCGGTCCAGTAGGTGTCGTTGCCGCGCTGGTCCATCGGGTTCGCGCGGACGGCGGCCAGTTGGCCGGTGAGCGTGGCCAGGTCGCTGCCGCTGCCGTCGCCGACGGCCGGCAACTCCGGCAGGACGCCCTGGAACTTCATGGCGGTGCGGAACTGGTTGACCCCGGTGAGCACCTTCATCCGGCCCCGTGCCGACGGGTAGGTCGGGGTGATCGCG
The nucleotide sequence above comes from Micromonospora luteifusca. Encoded proteins:
- a CDS encoding family 43 glycosylhydrolase, producing the protein MKVARRTTTRTNRGSRRAVAWLASLLCVVALVPGTARADNPIVQHIYTADPAPLVHNGRVYLYTGHDEDGSTYFTMREWRVWSSADMVNWTDHGSPMSLATFAWADANAWAGQVIARNGKFYWYVPVRQRSNGQMVIGVGVADSPTGPFRDAIGRPLVGNGEIDPTVFVDDDGQAYLYWGNPGLWYVRLNADMISFSGSAARIPLTTAGFGTRTGNASRPTLYEEGPWVFKRNGLYYNVFAAECCSEFIAYSTAPGPTGPWTYRGTIMPRQGSSFTNHAGVIDFNGGSYFFYHNGALPGGGGYTRSVAVEKFTYNANGTLPTISMSTTGAPQVGTLNPYVRQEAETIAWGSGIETEVSSEGGMNVGWIENGDYLKVKGVAFGAGATSFTARVASATSGGRIEVRLDSASGPVVGTCTVGGTGGWQTWTTTTCAVSAATGTHDLYLRFAGGSGTLLNINWWQFNGSTGGGGTVLTNGDVENGTTGWGVHGSGTLARNTATAHGGSGSLSITGRTAAWNGPSQDVTSKLTNGRSYTTSVWVRAQSGTPSAKATLALTANGTTNYLQLTPAAGVSANGWTLLTGTATVSWSGTLSSASFYVETAAGTDGLLVDDASFQ
- a CDS encoding endo-1,4-beta-xylanase yields the protein MNHKRALRAAVTIAVTGALAAGMTMTLTTGASAGTTLRASAAEKGRYFGAAVATGKLSTSAYTTILNREFNSVVPENEMKWDATEPQQGRFSYTGGDRLVSHAQANGMSVRGHALLWHAQQPGWAQGMSGTALRNAAINHVTQVATHFRGKIYAWDVVNEAFADGGSGGRRDSNLQRTGNDWIEAAFRAARAADPGAKLCYNDYNTDGINAKSTGIYNMVRDFRSRGVPIDCVGFQSHLGTSLAGDYQANLQRFADLGVDVQITELDVMSGGNQANIFGSVTRACMNVSRCTGITTWGVRDCDSWRGSDNALLFDCNGNKKAAYTSVLNALNAGPGITPSPTTPGPTTPGPTTPPPTTPPPTTPPPTTPPPGPDGCTASVSLNSWTGGFVASVKVTAGSAGTNGWNVSVTLPGGASVTNTWSATASGSTGTVRFTNVDYNGRLGAGQVTEFGFQGNGSASGLTPTCTAS
- a CDS encoding glycosyl hydrolase, whose translation is MKPPVPHRRWALAAATALALVVGGLAIPVTRAAEAAPVGAGSYTTTPVGPLPSGCGAMSSNPRQFATANAPAGPIPTNDWWSSLLWKRTDCAFSEPLHAHPISYDTFTDGLGFSANSTPAISGTATGVGEFHYPYVQDIRVGVAGLGAPLVKVDGWTDWTVSPHWSDGTRTLRATIGHGLPFAYFQATGGNAQISTAGTPDVWSNSGATIGFRVNGHDYVGFAPSGASWTVASGRISSTLAGRGYFSVALLPPTSSTAERADLAATYGRYAHAHVTGTQVSYAYNPATSGLTTTYAFTTTAREGTATQTVVSLYPHQWKSLSGSTAITPTYPSARGRMKVLTGVNQFRTAMKFQGVLPELPAVGDGSGSDLATLTGQLAAVRANPMDQRGNDTYWTGKGLGRAARIAEIADLVNDTATRDSALSAIRTTLTDWFTASSGKTSRVFYYDNNWGTLIGYPASYGSDQELNDHHFHYGYYIAAAATLAKFDPTWATSSRYGGMVDLLIRDANNYRRDDTRFPYLRDFDIYAGHDWASGHGSFGSGNNQESSSEGMNFASALIQWGQATGNTAVRDAGVFLYTTQAAAIQEYWFDVSDQNFPAAFGHSTVGMVWGDGGAYATWFSGEPEMIQGINLLPVTGGHLYLGNNPAYVRTNYAELVRNNGGPPTVWQDILWQFQALGDPDAALANLRANPGYTPEEGESRAHTFHWIRNLAALGTVDTTVTGNHPLSAVFSRNGARTYVASNPTASPITVTFSNGTNLSVGAGRTATTGAYTWSGGNAAGGVTPGPTPTTPPPTTTPPTTAPPTTPPPTTPPPTSGGPTRYLLPGGGLGGAGSAATTTVAAANGNHDGTPTNAQVFTATGLNLAYSGGQTTFDLFVDAGTAVGNGVQVRISYDLTGNGSWERVETLRYFATDPVPGYEHYTQSAGLASATGTLGSLSNGTVRVEIWSAIGNNPSTVGIGNQSVLRLPYS